The Setaria italica strain Yugu1 chromosome IX, Setaria_italica_v2.0, whole genome shotgun sequence genome has a window encoding:
- the LOC101776758 gene encoding expansin-A15 yields MEMRRAPSYLLLLVVAAASRLVPAAAGDDGGWSKGTATFYGGGDASGTMGGACGYGNLYWSGYGTDTAALSSPLFDDGASCGQCFTVTCDAASSQWCLKGKSVTVTATNLCPPNYALSGDEGGWCNPPRRHLDMAQPAFLQIAQCKGGIVPVLYQRTPCMKQGGVRFTMAGSNYFVLVLITNVAGTGSVKAVWVKGSNTDRMPMSRNWGANWQSLAGLTGQALTFGVTNTDGKTVVVTDVVPAWWKFGQSFTSGVQFSS; encoded by the exons ATGGAGATGCGGAGAGCACCGAGCTATCTTCTGCTCCTCGTCgtcgcggcggcgtcgcggttggtgccggcggcggcgggggacgaCGGCGGGTGGTCGAAGGGTACGGCCACGTTCTACGGCGGCGGGGACGCCTCCGGCACGATgggcggcgcgtgcgggtaCGGGAACCTGTACTGGTCCGGGTACGGGACGGACACGGCGGCGCTGAGCTCGCCGCTGTTCGACGACGGCGCGTCGTGCGGGCAGTGCTTCACCGTCACGTGCGACGCCGCCTCATCGCAGTGGTGCCTGAAAGGCAAGTCGGTGACCGTCACGGCCACCAACCTGTGCCCGCCCAACTACGCGCTCTCCGGCGACGAGGGCGGCTGGTGCaacccgccccgccgccacctcgacATGGCCCAGCCCGCCTTCCTCCAGATCGCCCAGTGCAAGGGCGGCATCGTGCCGGTGCTCTACCAGAG GACGCCGTGCATGAAGCAGGGAGGGGTGCGGTTCACCATGGCCGGGTCCAACTACTTCGTGCTGGTGCTCATCACCAACGTGGCCGGGACCGGGTCGGTGAAGGCGGTGTGGGTGAAGGGGAGCAACACGGACAGGATGCCCATGAGCAGGAACTGGGGCGCCAACTGGCAGTCGCTCGCCGGGCTCACCGGCCAGGCGCTCACCTTCGGCGTCACCAACACCGACGGCAAGACCGTCGTCGTCACCGACGTCGTGCCGGCATGGTGGAAGTTCGGGCAGTCCTTCACCTCCGGCGTCCAGTTCTCCAGCTGA